The segment GGTAAATCTAACTTTTGAAATTTTATTTTCTTTTTAAAAGGCTCAACTTTTACCAAAACATCCTCACCAGTTCTTTTCGATGCGACACTATTAATGTTCCTTTTCGTCTTATGGACAGTAATTTCAAATTCATCATATAACTCATGAACTAATGGATGATTAGAGTTAGTCAATAGTACGTGACATCCCAAATCCCTTAATCTTTTTACTTCTTCAGCTAACTCTGATTGGTCAGCATCATAAAACTGTTCTTTAGTATATCGTTTAAAATCCGAATTTGAAGAAATTGGGATATATGGTGGATCTAAAAATATAAAATCTCCAGGTTTTGCATAAGTGCTCAACACGTCTTTATAGTCACCTTGAATTATCTCAGTATTTTTTAATACCCTACTAGCTGCACGTAGATTTTCAATATCACATATCTTAGGGTTTTTATACTTTCCAAAAGGAACATTAAATTCTCCTTTTTTATTAACACGATATAAACCATTAAAACAAGTCCTATTTAAGTAAAGCGTTCTTGCGGCTCTTTTTACATTTGATAATGTATCTGGATTTTTAGCTCGCATCATATAATAATAATCTTCTTCATTTTTCATCTCTTGAAGTTCAAGAATTAATTTTTCAACATCTTCAGCAATGACTTTATATAAATTAATTAATTCAGGATTGACATCAGCAATAACACCATTTATAGGCTCAATGTCAAAAAAGAAGGCACCTCCACCTATAAACGGCTCAATATATCGATTATACTTCAAAGGCTTATTTTCATTTAATATCTTTAACATTTGTGTTTTCCCACCTGCCCATTTCAAAACAGGTTTTGCCTTCACATAATCGTTATCATTAAACAATTTTTGTTGTGCCATTAAACCACCTCACTAGTTGACCACATCATTTCATTATACCTTATATTAGGTAGACAAAAAATAAAAGTTAATCATACACAGCTTCTTTGTAGAAATATTTCCTCTCAATGGACATTCTCTAACTGAATCTAAAATTATAATATTATAAATTGGATTCAGCTATTTTAAACTTATAACACCACTAACACTAGTACATTTAATTTGATGTGATGTAATTTACAAGTTGCGATGCCAAGCTGTTATTTCTACAGTCTACTTACTGCAAATACGTCATTTTTTCTACTTCTAAGCATATAAAAAACCTCCCAATTTTTTTAGAAGGTCTACAATCCTAAAACTTTATAAATTAATATTAAGACAAATCTATTTCCATTTTTATCTGTTCAGATAAACTTTGTAAATTTTCATTTTGAGAAAATGGTGATGGGATTAGAGTAGCCATATCATTGACAATTCTAGTTGCATAATTATCCAGCTTCAAATTATATGTCCATGAAAAATAGCGTCCTGTATCAACCTGCTTCACTTTGACTATAAGTTGCCCAATCTTCGAAAATTTTTTGAATTGCCCTTCATAACCATTCTCGTTAAAAAAATTTCCATATTCATCAGTTCTGCTTATAATTTCTACAAGATTTGTCATTTAACTATTCCTCCTTTAGAGATAAAAATAGGGATATTCAACAAGAGTTCAACTCCCGTTCAATATCCCTAATCTCGAAAAACGTTGATATGACTACATTTGTAGCCATTTTATGTATGGAGACGGCGGGAGTCGAACCCGCGTCCAAAGACTCCAATACTTCAGCTTCTACGCGTGTAGTTTGCCTACTTACGATTCACGTAGCATTATGCCGACAAACAGGCGTCCTGTACGCTAACCTGGAAATCTCTTGCCGATGACTCAGGTGGCACCATCGACCGTATCCCACTAAAGTTGGGCCCCACGTTCTCTACATGGGCGATAGAGAGGCAGAGCGCTTAAGAGCTTACGCTGCGAAAGCTAAGTTTTGTTGTTTGCCAGTTATTATATAACTGTCGTTGATGACGGAGCCGAGCCCTCCGACGCGCGACCAAAGCTTGAACCATCCCTGTCGAATCCGTAACGTCCCCGGATATAATCCAGTTCTCACTGTATACGGTCAACACTGCTTGGTGCAGGTTGTAAAATAAGCATCCAATAGTTAGATGCTCACTGGCATGTAGCATTATTATAATATAAAGTATTCAAATCATCAAGTATAGACGCTGAACATGCTTGAAATCATCATAATAAGGCAAACAATTACTGTGAAATTAAGCTATTACCTAGCATGCTGCCGCTTTTCATTATAATAAATTTTCCTTCTATATAGCTGATACCTCTCTACCTTAGATAAGTAAACAGCGCAATATCTTCCATAATCATATTGAAATACCATTAAAATTCTGCTATTTCCCTGCCAATACCTTTAATGACCAAACTATTATAGAACCTCACCTATGAAATAAACCCTCAATATTTTCCGCGAAAATTCCGCCACCTCTACTAAATTACCAATACCTTTAATAATCTCACTAATTAAAATTTAATATTTCCTCATAAAAACAGCAGAATTTCCTCCATCATCTTCTCGTTTAAGTTGCTGACGTCTTGAATCATTAAACTATCAAAGATCACCAAAAAAGACCTAAACCCCACCGCAAAAAACGCCAAATAATACTCATAAAATCCTTAAAACCCTCTGCACAGATACGGGTACTGTTTCACCTGTCTACTAGCTTTGATCGTGGCGGTGTTTTCTTTGGAGGAGCTTTTCTTCTAGGTTGCTTGTGCCGATGATGACGCCTGCGATAATAATTAGGCTGCCGATAAATTGCTGTAGTGTGATGACTTCGTGTAAAAATAGTGCTGCGCCTATTAATGCAAAGATTGTATTGAAGTTAACGAAAATGGCTGATTCTGCTGCACCGATATGCTTTATGCATAGGTTATATAGTGTGTGTCCAACTGATGTGGCTAGAACCGCTGATAGAAAGAATATAAGCCATAGGAGTGGACTAAAGGATACAAAGGCTGTGTAGCTTTGGATGTTTGTTACTAATGTGAAAATTAATAATATGGATGAGCCAATTAGTAGCATCCAGCCTGTCGTTAGCATAGGTGAAATAGTTGTAGTTGCTCGACGAATGGCGATAAAGCTAAAAGCCTGTAAAAAGAACGACATAAAGACAAGAAAGTCACCTAGCTGTAGATTTGTTAGCTCTGTTAGATCATCTACAACAGCAAAGAGTACGCCGATGCCTCCAAGCATAAAGCCGATTAATTTTGTTTTTGTCATTACGGTATCTTTAAATACAACCGCAATAAGAGCTGTGAATAGTGGGCTCAAGCCGCTAATAATAGCTGTTTTCATAGCAGTTGTTCGAACAATACCATATGCTAGAAAAGCATGGTGACAAATAACACCAAAAAAGCAACCGATTAATATGTACTTAAATGGCATGTTCTTTACATATAACTGCTGTTTCGTTAGCTTTAAAATAATAAAAATCACAATACCCGCTAGAAAAATACGGGCTGTTTGTATTGTTAATGGATCACCATTGGAAACAATTACTTTTAGCCATGTCACATTCATGCCCCATAGGAACATGACGAATATTAAAATAGAATATACTTTTGTATTTGCCAAGTCATCACCTCATGTTTTATTCACGCCAAAGGAGAACGTTATCTGCTGAAAAATCGATTAATCTTTGCAAGGAGATATTTTTAGAAATACGTTATCTAGCCTATACCTTATCACAAATCTTTCATAAGAAAGTAGGCTGTTGGGAAAGTTTGATCTTTTCCAACAGCCTACTTATTAAGCAGCATTGCTTTTTTTATAAATGTACGTTCCATCTACAATTTGATCGAGCTGAACAGGATCGCCAATTTGAACATCTCCATAAATACGCACTGTTAGCTTTGCTTTAGAATCTTTAAGCTGTACTAATGCCACAACATACGGTGCTAGCTCAGCGTATTCAGCAGGAGCAATATGAATAACAGTATAGCTATAAACTGTCCCCTCGTCTGGAACTTCTCGTTCGTTTTTGATTTCTTGACGACAGATGCTACAATATACTTTTTTTGTAACCGACTCAACACCACAGCATTCATAAACCCTCATTAGTATTCGGCACAGAATCGCCTTCTCTCCTTCCATGTAACAAAGTGCTTGCCTATGTTTATAAAGTAAAACTTCAGTCAGTGGGTGTTTTTCTCATCTCTACTGATTAGTGATAGAGGAACACAAGCTAACAACTTCACATCCTGTGAAAACGCTTGTGTGACCAACATCGTGTTGACCTCAATCGGGCTTTACAGACTGCCCGTCCCCCCACTTAAGCTAAAAATGAGGGTCTTACAGCCTGTTAATACGGTATAACCGATGCGCGAGCTTGAGCTATTATACTCTTTCTAAAATATGGACGACTGAATAGGAGCCAGTGCCACCTAAATTTTGTGCAAGAGCTAATCGTGGCTGCTTTTCTAGCTGATTTGGAGCATCTCCACGCAGTTGATGTACTAGCTGATAAAATTGTGCTACACCTGTTGCACCAATTGGATGTCCTCTTGATAAAAGACCTCCGCTTGTATTGACAGGCTTTTCCCCGTTTACGCGTGTTTTCCCTTGCTCAATGGCTAGCCAGCCTTCTAATTTCGGGAAAAAGCCAAGCTCTTCAATAGCAAGCATTTCAGTCATGGAGAAGCAATCATGAATTTCAACAACATCAATATCGTCAGGACCAACACCTGCTTTTTCATAGGCTTGCTGTCCTGATATACGTATTGCTGGTAATGATAATAAATCAATGGCATCCTGCATCATTGTTGGACCAGAAGCCTGTGCGGAAGCTAATATTTTAATATCTGATGGCTTGCGTGATAACACAACTGCTGCTGCACCATCTGTAATTGGTGAGCAATCGAATAAGCCAAGTGGGTCTGTAATAATGCGCGCATTGATAATTTCCTCAAGCGTTGCTGGCTTTTGGAATTGTGCAAGTGGGTTGTGCAACGCATTTTCACGGTTCTTTAGAGCTACTTTCGCTAAATGAGATTTATTTGCACCTGTTTCATAGAAATAGCGATTGGCAACTACACCAAAAAATCCTGGGAATGTGAGGCCAGCATAACGCTCATTTGTTGTTTGATCCATTGCAGAGTTAATAAATTGCGTAACAGTGGCTGTCGGTGCATGCTTCATTTTCTCAACACCAACAACTAAAACGCTTTCATATTCACCGCTTAAAATGCTTAAAACCCCTTGGCGTAAAGCAATGCCTCCTGATGCACAGGCACCCTCTAATTTCGCTGTTGGAATATGCCCAAGCCCTAAATCATTTGCTACAATTGCCCCTAAAATTTCTTGATTGACTAAGCTACCTCCCATGTAATTGCCGACAAAAACTGCATCAATCTTGATATCTCTTGCTTCATCGAGTGCCTCTCGGCTAGCAGTGAGCATTAAGTCTTTTAATGAAGTATTTTCGCTGTTGCCAAACTTCGTCATGCTTACACTATGCACATATACTGTCATTGCGTCACCTCCGTATGCTGTTTAACAAGCTCACGTTTTAAAATTTTCCCATAGGAGCTTTTTGGCAGTGCCTCAACAACATGGATTTCCTTCGGCTTTTTAAAGCTTGCTAAATGGTTTTGACAAAGCGTGATTAATTCATCCTTATCAATTTCTCCACGTCCATTTGGCACTACATATGCAACGATAGATTCGCCCCATTTGTCATCTGGAATGCCAATCACACATGTTTCTTTAATAAAGTCATGCTTATTTAAAACTTCCTCTACTTCACGAGGATAAATATTGACACCGCCCGAAATGATAACCTCTTTTTTACGATCAACGATATATAAATAGCCATGCTTATCTAGCCTGCCTAAGTCGCCTGTATGAAGCCAGCCATCACGCAATGTTTCTGACGTTGCTTTTTCATTGTTCCAGTAACCCTGCATAATAAGTGGACCTTTGGCAATAATTTCACCAATCTCTCCCACTGGGCATTCATTGCCCTCATCATCAACGATTTTCACATCGACAAATGGCCCAATTCTGCCACATGAATCAAGACGAGATGGCAAATCCTCACGTGGCATCATAGAAATACACATTGGTCCTTCCACCTGACCATATGTTTCTACAAATTTTGTTCCTACTTTGTCAAGTGCCTCCTGCAGCTTCGCAGCGGCAATTGGTGAGCCTGCCATATTAATCGATTTAATCGTATGCAGCTTTTGCGGGTTGAAATGCTCATGCTGAATCATTAAATTAACCATTGTTGGGACTAGGAAAATAATTGAAATACCATCCTGCTCTAATAAATGAACAAATTGCTCTGGCTCAAACTTATCGTATACAACCTGTGTTAAACCATAGAGCCATGCGACATGACTTAAAAAGTTTGCGCCATGTGTTAATGGTGCAACATGACCGATAACATCCTTATAATCTGCCTCACATGCTATTGCTAAAGAAAGCGCCCCGCTTACCATATTACGGTGTGACAGCATCACGCCTTTTGGGTTGCCTGTTGTGCCTGAAGTATACATTATTGCCATCGTATCATTCTCAGTTACTTCATTTTCATAAGCTTGTCCTTTAAATTGTTCAATGACTTGTTCATACTGCTCTCCGCAATAAACAATGGGAAAATCAATTTGTAGCTGATTGATTAGTGATTGCTCCCCAATTATCAAGCTCATACCCGAATCCTTCACCTGATAATCATGCTCTTTTGGATGCAAGCGATAGTTAAGTGGTACTTTAATAAGACCGTATAGAGAAACGGCTACATCAAGCTCAATATGCTCTAAGCGATTTGACATTAAAATACCTACACGTGCACCCTTTTGCAGATTAAGACTTTTAAAATAGGCTGTTAGTGCATAGGCACGCTCGATTAATTGTGTATATGAAATAGAACGGTCTTTAAATTTAACGGCTATTTTATCTGGATACGCATGAGCAGATTTTAGTGCTAATTGGCCGATTGTACTCATTAATCTTCCTCCTACTCTTCAAAATGAAAAATTAGAACTTGGAATTGGTCATCTTTGCGTCTTTTTGGTATAGCCTCTTTTAATGGATAGAGTATAAATTCTACTGTAATAGCAATTTCATTTTCTCCTTCAAGAAAGTGACCACCCGAAAAATTTTGATCACAATCTACAAAGGACCCATGGAAATGAATGTCTAAATCATTTGTTTCCATATCTATTCCAATAAAGCCTAAACCAGAAATAAGTTCTACTGGTGATGTAGTCTGTCGCTTTGGTGAATAAACAATGGTTCCTTCCTTTTCACCTCGTTGTACTTGGACATACGTAGCATGCTTTAAAGAGCCCATACATTGAAATTGCCCACCCATCACACCAAAGTGATGACAGACCTCCTTTATCCCAGCAAATAAATCTGTTCCTGCCTTCAATCTTCCGATAATTCTATCTGTAGGACGGTCGTATAAAGCCTGCCACCGCGCATTATCCAATACTGATCCCCCCGTCTACCTTTAGCACCTGAGCAGTTGCATAACCAGCCTCTCTAGATGCAAAATATAGCACAGCGCTTGCAATATCATCAGGCGTACCAATACGTTTAATAACCTGCTGATCTAAATTGTACGGAACCCCTGTTGTAATCCCTGTTAATGTCGCCCCCGGTGCTACAGAGTTACACGTAATATTAAGTGGTCCAAGCTCTTTTGCCACCCATTTTGTTAGCGCAATAACACCACCTTTTGATGCTGCATATGCTGGGCCTGAGCGACCTGTGCCATCCTCACCAGATGTTACACCACCATTTAAACCAGATACTGAGCTAATATTAATAATGCGACCATATTGCGCATCCTTCATATGAGGGTACACACATGCCTGTGTAAACATAAATGTCGCCTTTAAGTTTGTATCAAGATCACGTGACCAATCCTCAAATGTCATCGTTTCGATATTTTTACGGCTACATGTTCCAGCATTATTCACTAAAATATGAATCTCTCCATATTTTTCAATAGTACGATTAACAGTTGCCTTAATAAACTCTGCATCGCGAATATCACCTAAGCACTCTAAATAGCTATCATGTGCTAGTTTTTCAATTGTGTCCTCACATGAATTTAAGTCAACTAATACAACATGTACCCCCTGCTTTGAAAGCTGGATAGCAACTGCCTGTCCAATACCACTTGCTGCTCCTGTAACAATTGCTACATCATCCTTTAATGTCATAAACATGTTCCCCTTTGCTACTTAATATTTAATAAATCTGGTAAAAATGTTGATAAAGCTGGTATATACGTCACAAGTAATAAAACGATAATTGAGGCAACAATAAACGGCACAACCCCCTTAGAAATTTGGATAATATTCGTCTTTGACATACTTGCTGCAACATATAAATTTAACCCTACAGGTGGTGTAAATAAGCCGATTGCTAAGTTAATTGTCATAAATACGCCAAATACAGTTGGGTCTACGCCAAGCATTAGCATGATTGGCAGTAAAATTGGTACGAAAATATAAAATGCTGAAATCGCATCGATAAATGCACCTGCAATTAATAAAATAATATTTACTAGTAATAGAATAATAATTTTATTATCTGTCAAACCTAAAACCGCATCTGAAATTGTAGAAGCAATTTGTTCTGTTGTCACAATATAAGCAAAAACAGAGGCCGCACTAACAATAATCATCACAACGGCTGTTTGTAATGCTGATTCAATAAAAATACGATACATCATTTTTATGTAGCCCTTACGATGAATAAACAAGCCAACAATCAGTCCATAAACAACAGCAATAACCGCTGCCTCTGTTGGTGTGAAAAATCCTCCATAAATACCACCTAAAATAATAACGGGAATCATTAATCCCGGAAGCGCTTTAACAAATGCATCCCAACGTTCTTTTCCTGTACTTTTTCGCATCGTTGCTTCAACAGAGTCGTTAAAAATACCCTTTTTAATATCACGCTTACGAACATACATACCAGCGAGAAACAAACCGATACCAACTAAAATTCCTGGAATAACACCTGCCATAAATAGGCGATTAATCGTAATAGGGATTTGATCTCCTGCTACCACTGCGAAAATAATAAAGGCAATGGATGGTGGAATAATAATCCCGATAGCACCAGCACTTGCTACTAAGCCACCAGCCGTTTCTTTACGATAGCCGTTCTTCACCATGGCAGGAATTAAAATTCCTCCAATGGCAGCAACTGTTGCTGGACCAGAGCCTGAAATAGCGGCAAAGAAAATGGCTACCAAGACAGTTACAAGTACAATACCACCTTTGCGGTGCCCTACTAATGTTTGTGCAAAATCGATTAAGCGCTTAGAGATTCCGATATGATCCATAATGACGCCCGCTAAAATAAAGAACGGAATCGCTAATAATGTAAATTTCGCAACACTTGTATACATAATATCTGTTAATGCTTCAAATCCTGATAGGCCCTGTGACGTAAATAGAACAACCATGGAAGATACTGCTAAGGAGGCAGCGATAGGTACTCTTAAAAATACAAGCACTATAAATGAACCAAAAAGTAATAATGCTGTCATATCAACTCATCCCCCTTTGTTCCACTGCCTTCATTGCTCACTGCTTTAAATTCCTCAATCATCGCCTGTACTGTGCGAATTAAGCAAAGCAATGCGCCGAGTGGTAATGCTGAAGATAAAATCCATTGCGGCATTCCTAATGCTGGCGTTGTTTGATTAATTTGCATTTGGAACAATACCATATCGATTCCGTAATAGAGTAATACAGCAAACAATGCACCACTTGCTACTGATGAAATAATGACAATCACTTTCTTTGTCAGCTTATTCCCCTTGTCAAATAATAGGGTAAAACCAAGGTGTGCATACCTGCGCACACCTAAAGCTGTACCAACAAATGTTAGTAATACTAACAAATTGACTGTAATTTCCTCTGTAAAAGAAAGGGATAAATTGACTGCATTTCGAGAAACGATGTTTATAAATGTAATAAGTGTAATTGCTGCAAATGTAACACTTAATAGAATCTCTTCAAAGTAGTCTAAAAACTTCATCATATCCCCCCTTATGGCGTAAACGCTTTCAGTAAATCTTCGCCCCAAACATCTGTATATTTGGCATAGATTGGTTGAACTGCTTCTTTAAATGCCGCTAATTCTTCCTCTGTTGGTGTATAAACATTCATACCTTTTGCCTTTAAATCTTCAATTTGTGTTGCTTCCTTTTCACGCGCAATCTTTACTTGGTAAGCAGCTGCCTCTTTTCCTAAACGGTCAAATAGCTCACGATCTGCATCGCTTAAAGAATCATATAACTTCTTGTTCATCCCTAGCACTAATGGGTCATATGAGTAGTTCCATAATGTTAAGTAGTCTTGCACTTCCTCTAGCTTTGATGATGCAATCACATCAATTGGATTTTCTTGACCATCAATTGTGCCTTGCTGTAATGCTGTAAATACTTCAGAGAATGTCATTGTTGCTGGGTCTGTTCCTAGTGAGCGATATAAATCTGTATACATAGTAATACCAGGAATACGAATCTTTAAGCCATTTAAGTCTTCTGGTGCTTTAATTTCATGTTTACTGTTTGTAATTTGACGGAAACCGTTTTCACCATATCCTAAAGCGTGTACACCTTTTTCAGCTAAAAGCTCCTTCAGCTTTTCTCCACCTTCACCATTAAAGACTTTATCTACTTCAGCATGGTCTTTTAATAAAAACGGCGCACTTGTTACACCAAAGCGTTGATCTAAAATAGAGTAAATAATTGTAGAGTTAAATGTTAAATCAATTGAACCTTTTGCTAATCCTTCAACAGCCTTACCTGAATCGCCACCGGATAATTGTTCATTTGTGAAAACTTCGATTTTAATGCGGCCATCTGTTTCTTTTTCCATATCATCTGCTAATTTTTTAGCTGCCTCATACCAAGTTGAAGAGTCCGATACCGTCACAGACATTTTTAATTTGTATGACTTTTCTTCACCATCAGCTCCTCCTCCGCCATTCCCACAGGCAGCTAGTACAGTTGAAACGATCAACAACATGACAAGGAGAAGATTTCTCCCTTTTCCTAATTTCTTCATAAATTAATCCCCCTACTCTTTATGTTAGACTTGATAATTATTCTACAATTCCGAAAAATCGGAATATATATGCTTTGGGGATAAAAAAAACAAAATAATCTAGCGATTTTTGTTCTTAACATATAAAAATTCTACAAAAACCAGCATTTTTTATGTCCTCTAATATTATTGATTTATAAACTTACTCTTCTTTTTTTTCGATACAGCAAAATGGCAATCATTAACTCTAATTTATTTTCGTTATTATTAATATCAATATTTAAAAGCTTCTCAATTTTTTTTAAGCGATACTTTAATGTATTTTTATGGATATGGAGCATATCAGCAATATCCTGCAATGCTCCTTTGCTTTTTAACCATATTTCTAAATTATAAATAAGCTCTTCTTCCCCGATTAATGAACCAATTGTTCTCTCAATAAAATTATCTACCTTTTGTTCTTGCAGGTCTGATAATAGCAGCTCTAATTTTAAATCCTCTTCAAACACAATTTGCTTATTTTCAATCGCAACTGTTAATGCATTACTTGCCTCATTGTATGATTCATTCAGCTTAAAAAAGGAATGCGAATTGCCGACACCTATAAAGATATCATTGTCATATAACTTGCTAAGCTTACGATTAAATGAATAAAGTGTTTCCTCTAAATGCATGCGTGTCACCTTTGGCACAAGCAGCACTAATTTATCGAAGCTCCATTGAAAAATATGTAATTGAGGATGGATTATTTGAATTGCACGCAAATAATCCACCCCCTTTTCATCAATTCGCCTATTCAATTGAATAATAATAACGCGATTGTAAAGTGCTGTATCAATATTTAACATTTCTGCTCGTTGCTCCAATAGTGCTTGATGAACCTGTCCATTTAATAAATCCAGTAAAAATAGCTCAAACATTTTTGTTTCTCGCTCTTTTTTACGGTGCATTAAAAAATCCTCAACAAAAAACTGTGTAATTTTTTGCACAAGCTTTCCGTATTTTTCAATTTCCTCAGGCTGTCCAGTAACGCCAATAACACCAATTGGCGTATCCTCAATAATTAAGGGCATCACCATTCCTTCCAGTACACCTTTTAATTGCGCTGATAGCTCCTTTGTCATATGCATAACCTCTTTGCTTTTCATGGCAAGTAACGCACCCTCATGAAATTGGTTCATCCTAGACATATCTGTGCTAGCGATAATAAAGCCATTATGATCAATTACAACAACTTTTTGATCAATTAGCTCACCAAGCTCCCTTACAATTTTTGTTCCAATAATTTGTAAATCAAACATTATGCCACCCCCATAGAAGTCTAACATCCTGATTATACTGAAAATTTAGTATATTTAAGATATTTTACTATAGTTTGCTATG is part of the Lysinibacillus sp. FSL K6-0232 genome and harbors:
- a CDS encoding DMT family transporter; this encodes MANTKVYSILIFVMFLWGMNVTWLKVIVSNGDPLTIQTARIFLAGIVIFIILKLTKQQLYVKNMPFKYILIGCFFGVICHHAFLAYGIVRTTAMKTAIISGLSPLFTALIAVVFKDTVMTKTKLIGFMLGGIGVLFAVVDDLTELTNLQLGDFLVFMSFFLQAFSFIAIRRATTTISPMLTTGWMLLIGSSILLIFTLVTNIQSYTAFVSFSPLLWLIFFLSAVLATSVGHTLYNLCIKHIGAAESAIFVNFNTIFALIGAALFLHEVITLQQFIGSLIIIAGVIIGTSNLEEKLLQRKHRHDQS
- a CDS encoding Zn-ribbon domain-containing OB-fold protein; its protein translation is MRVYECCGVESVTKKVYCSICRQEIKNEREVPDEGTVYSYTVIHIAPAEYAELAPYVVALVQLKDSKAKLTVRIYGDVQIGDPVQLDQIVDGTYIYKKSNAA
- a CDS encoding thiolase C-terminal domain-containing protein codes for the protein MTVYVHSVSMTKFGNSENTSLKDLMLTASREALDEARDIKIDAVFVGNYMGGSLVNQEILGAIVANDLGLGHIPTAKLEGACASGGIALRQGVLSILSGEYESVLVVGVEKMKHAPTATVTQFINSAMDQTTNERYAGLTFPGFFGVVANRYFYETGANKSHLAKVALKNRENALHNPLAQFQKPATLEEIINARIITDPLGLFDCSPITDGAAAVVLSRKPSDIKILASAQASGPTMMQDAIDLLSLPAIRISGQQAYEKAGVGPDDIDVVEIHDCFSMTEMLAIEELGFFPKLEGWLAIEQGKTRVNGEKPVNTSGGLLSRGHPIGATGVAQFYQLVHQLRGDAPNQLEKQPRLALAQNLGGTGSYSVVHILERV
- a CDS encoding class I adenylate-forming enzyme family protein → MSTIGQLALKSAHAYPDKIAVKFKDRSISYTQLIERAYALTAYFKSLNLQKGARVGILMSNRLEHIELDVAVSLYGLIKVPLNYRLHPKEHDYQVKDSGMSLIIGEQSLINQLQIDFPIVYCGEQYEQVIEQFKGQAYENEVTENDTMAIMYTSGTTGNPKGVMLSHRNMVSGALSLAIACEADYKDVIGHVAPLTHGANFLSHVAWLYGLTQVVYDKFEPEQFVHLLEQDGISIIFLVPTMVNLMIQHEHFNPQKLHTIKSINMAGSPIAAAKLQEALDKVGTKFVETYGQVEGPMCISMMPREDLPSRLDSCGRIGPFVDVKIVDDEGNECPVGEIGEIIAKGPLIMQGYWNNEKATSETLRDGWLHTGDLGRLDKHGYLYIVDRKKEVIISGGVNIYPREVEEVLNKHDFIKETCVIGIPDDKWGESIVAYVVPNGRGEIDKDELITLCQNHLASFKKPKEIHVVEALPKSSYGKILKRELVKQHTEVTQ
- a CDS encoding PPC domain-containing DNA-binding protein, which encodes MDNARWQALYDRPTDRIIGRLKAGTDLFAGIKEVCHHFGVMGGQFQCMGSLKHATYVQVQRGEKEGTIVYSPKRQTTSPVELISGLGFIGIDMETNDLDIHFHGSFVDCDQNFSGGHFLEGENEIAITVEFILYPLKEAIPKRRKDDQFQVLIFHFEE
- a CDS encoding SDR family NAD(P)-dependent oxidoreductase, translating into MTLKDDVAIVTGAASGIGQAVAIQLSKQGVHVVLVDLNSCEDTIEKLAHDSYLECLGDIRDAEFIKATVNRTIEKYGEIHILVNNAGTCSRKNIETMTFEDWSRDLDTNLKATFMFTQACVYPHMKDAQYGRIINISSVSGLNGGVTSGEDGTGRSGPAYAASKGGVIALTKWVAKELGPLNITCNSVAPGATLTGITTGVPYNLDQQVIKRIGTPDDIASAVLYFASREAGYATAQVLKVDGGISIG
- a CDS encoding TRAP transporter large permease, whose translation is MTALLLFGSFIVLVFLRVPIAASLAVSSMVVLFTSQGLSGFEALTDIMYTSVAKFTLLAIPFFILAGVIMDHIGISKRLIDFAQTLVGHRKGGIVLVTVLVAIFFAAISGSGPATVAAIGGILIPAMVKNGYRKETAGGLVASAGAIGIIIPPSIAFIIFAVVAGDQIPITINRLFMAGVIPGILVGIGLFLAGMYVRKRDIKKGIFNDSVEATMRKSTGKERWDAFVKALPGLMIPVIILGGIYGGFFTPTEAAVIAVVYGLIVGLFIHRKGYIKMMYRIFIESALQTAVVMIIVSAASVFAYIVTTEQIASTISDAVLGLTDNKIIILLLVNIILLIAGAFIDAISAFYIFVPILLPIMLMLGVDPTVFGVFMTINLAIGLFTPPVGLNLYVAASMSKTNIIQISKGVVPFIVASIIVLLLVTYIPALSTFLPDLLNIK
- a CDS encoding TRAP transporter small permease, producing the protein MMKFLDYFEEILLSVTFAAITLITFINIVSRNAVNLSLSFTEEITVNLLVLLTFVGTALGVRRYAHLGFTLLFDKGNKLTKKVIVIISSVASGALFAVLLYYGIDMVLFQMQINQTTPALGMPQWILSSALPLGALLCLIRTVQAMIEEFKAVSNEGSGTKGDELI
- a CDS encoding DctP family TRAP transporter solute-binding subunit → MKKLGKGRNLLLVMLLIVSTVLAACGNGGGGADGEEKSYKLKMSVTVSDSSTWYEAAKKLADDMEKETDGRIKIEVFTNEQLSGGDSGKAVEGLAKGSIDLTFNSTIIYSILDQRFGVTSAPFLLKDHAEVDKVFNGEGGEKLKELLAEKGVHALGYGENGFRQITNSKHEIKAPEDLNGLKIRIPGITMYTDLYRSLGTDPATMTFSEVFTALQQGTIDGQENPIDVIASSKLEEVQDYLTLWNYSYDPLVLGMNKKLYDSLSDADRELFDRLGKEAAAYQVKIAREKEATQIEDLKAKGMNVYTPTEEELAAFKEAVQPIYAKYTDVWGEDLLKAFTP
- a CDS encoding CdaR family transcriptional regulator, whose product is MFDLQIIGTKIVRELGELIDQKVVVIDHNGFIIASTDMSRMNQFHEGALLAMKSKEVMHMTKELSAQLKGVLEGMVMPLIIEDTPIGVIGVTGQPEEIEKYGKLVQKITQFFVEDFLMHRKKERETKMFELFLLDLLNGQVHQALLEQRAEMLNIDTALYNRVIIIQLNRRIDEKGVDYLRAIQIIHPQLHIFQWSFDKLVLLVPKVTRMHLEETLYSFNRKLSKLYDNDIFIGVGNSHSFFKLNESYNEASNALTVAIENKQIVFEEDLKLELLLSDLQEQKVDNFIERTIGSLIGEEELIYNLEIWLKSKGALQDIADMLHIHKNTLKYRLKKIEKLLNIDINNNENKLELMIAILLYRKKRRVSL